The Methanoculleus marisnigri JR1 genome window below encodes:
- the moaA gene encoding GTP 3',8-cyclase MoaA: MMLKDPYNRTVTNLRISLTSRCNLRCIYCHAEGEVNPEEQMSAGDIAELMRVGVQFGIRSIKFTGGEPLLRRDLVDIIRSVPPGVESSLTTNGTLLAAKAAELKEAGLARVNVSLDSLRPERYREITGKDCLADVLKGIDAAIEVGLTPVKLNMVLLDGINEDELDDFMAFVRSKRDVILQVIELMEFNECKFHGDVDSVEQDLNDRAKRVVTRRMHHRKKYCLDGAEVEVVRPLHNTEFCAFCNRLRVTSDGKLKPCLLRSDNLVDIRGKHGKELEDAFREAVGRRKPFFT; the protein is encoded by the coding sequence ATGATGCTGAAGGACCCCTATAACCGAACCGTAACCAACCTCCGGATCAGCCTGACCTCCCGGTGCAACCTGCGGTGCATCTACTGCCACGCCGAGGGCGAGGTGAACCCGGAGGAGCAGATGAGTGCCGGGGATATCGCCGAACTGATGCGGGTGGGCGTGCAGTTCGGTATCAGAAGTATCAAGTTCACCGGCGGGGAGCCGCTGCTCCGCCGCGACCTCGTCGATATCATCCGCTCGGTGCCGCCGGGTGTGGAGTCGTCCCTGACGACGAACGGGACGCTGCTTGCGGCGAAGGCCGCGGAGCTCAAAGAGGCCGGGCTTGCACGGGTGAACGTCAGCCTCGACAGCCTCCGCCCCGAGCGCTACCGCGAGATCACGGGCAAAGACTGCCTCGCGGATGTCCTTAAGGGGATCGACGCGGCGATCGAGGTCGGGCTGACCCCGGTCAAACTCAACATGGTGCTCCTCGACGGCATCAACGAGGACGAACTGGACGACTTCATGGCGTTCGTCCGGAGCAAACGCGACGTCATCCTGCAGGTCATCGAGCTGATGGAGTTCAACGAGTGCAAGTTCCACGGGGACGTGGACAGCGTCGAGCAGGACTTAAACGACCGGGCGAAACGGGTCGTCACCCGCCGGATGCACCACCGCAAGAAGTACTGCCTCGACGGCGCCGAGGTCGAGGTCGTCCGCCCGCTCCACAACACGGAGTTCTGCGCATTCTGCAACCGCCTCCGCGTGACCTCGGACGGGAAACTCAAGCCCTGCCTTCTCCGGAGCGACAACCTGGTCGATATCCGGGGCAAGCACGGCAAGGAACTCGAAGACGCCTTCCGCGAAGCCGTCGGCAGGAGAAAGCCGTTCTTTACATAA